One Cupriavidus taiwanensis DNA window includes the following coding sequences:
- a CDS encoding fumarylacetoacetate hydrolase family protein, with amino-acid sequence MQTWIRFRRADGSIGHGRIDEADHNRVIEYDGDGFDNPSPTGAVHDRAALTLLAPCVPGKVVALWNNFHALARKLEKPVPTHPLFLIKPASSLAGPNDAVQRPKSYDGKIVYEGELGIVIGKKARNVTVAQAGAHIFGYTIVNDVTAAELITADPNFPQWTRAKGFDTFGCIGPAIVTGFNWKTASVVTRLDGVERQNYPLSDMIFSPEEQVSRISQDLTLMPGDVIAVGTSLGVGSMKDGAVVEVSIAGIGSLVNHVRG; translated from the coding sequence GTGCAAACCTGGATCCGTTTTCGCCGCGCCGACGGCAGCATCGGCCATGGCCGCATCGATGAAGCCGACCACAACCGCGTCATCGAATATGACGGCGACGGCTTCGACAATCCCAGCCCCACCGGCGCCGTGCACGACCGCGCCGCGCTGACACTGCTCGCACCGTGCGTGCCGGGCAAGGTGGTGGCGCTGTGGAACAACTTCCATGCGCTCGCGCGCAAGCTGGAAAAGCCGGTGCCGACGCACCCGCTGTTCCTGATCAAGCCGGCGTCGTCGCTGGCCGGTCCCAACGACGCCGTGCAGCGCCCCAAGAGCTACGACGGCAAGATCGTCTACGAGGGCGAGCTGGGCATCGTCATCGGCAAGAAGGCGCGCAACGTGACGGTGGCGCAGGCCGGCGCCCATATCTTCGGCTACACCATCGTCAACGACGTGACCGCGGCCGAGCTGATCACGGCCGATCCCAATTTCCCGCAGTGGACCCGCGCCAAGGGCTTCGACACCTTCGGCTGCATCGGCCCGGCCATCGTCACCGGCTTCAACTGGAAGACCGCCAGCGTGGTCACGCGGCTGGACGGCGTCGAGCGGCAGAACTACCCGCTGTCGGACATGATCTTCTCGCCCGAGGAACAGGTCAGCCGGATCTCGCAGGACCTGACGCTGATGCCGGGCGACGTGATTGCCGTCGGCACCTCGCTCGGCGTGGGGTCGATGAAGGACGGCGCGGTGGTCGAGGTGTCGATCGCCGGCATCGGTTCGCTGGTCAACCACGTGCGCGGCTGA
- the frc gene encoding formyl-CoA transferase, with protein METKALQGVRILDMTHVQAGPSATQLMAWLGADVIKVEMPGRGDITRSQLRDVPNADSLYFTMLNSNKRSLTLNMKTPEGKALLEDLVQRSDVLIENFGPGVLARAGFDWDHLQDLNPRLVYASIKGFGPGPYADCKAYENVAQCMGGSASTTGEADGVPTVTGAQIGDSGTGVHAVVGILAALLQREHTGRGQRVEVAMQDAVLNLCRVKLRDQQRLANGPLREYPNQEFGDHVPRAGNASGGGQPGAALRCAPGGPNDYVYVIIQPQGWEPLMRLCGREDLITNPDYATPEARLKHLADCFAVIEKWTRGISKFEVMAALNEVDVPCGPILSMKDLIEDESLYQRGYLVELEHPQRGNYVQLGCPIMLSASPVQVERSPLLGEHTEEILEWLGRTPAQIAAMKLAGAV; from the coding sequence ATGGAAACCAAAGCCCTGCAAGGTGTGCGCATCCTGGACATGACCCACGTCCAGGCGGGCCCGTCGGCAACGCAGTTGATGGCGTGGCTGGGCGCGGACGTGATCAAGGTGGAGATGCCGGGACGCGGCGACATCACGCGCAGCCAGCTGCGTGACGTGCCGAACGCCGACAGCCTGTACTTCACCATGCTCAACTCCAACAAGCGCAGCCTGACGCTGAATATGAAGACGCCGGAAGGCAAGGCGCTGCTCGAAGACCTGGTCCAGCGCAGCGACGTGCTGATCGAGAACTTCGGCCCCGGCGTGCTGGCGCGCGCGGGCTTCGACTGGGACCACTTGCAGGACCTGAACCCGCGGCTGGTCTATGCCTCGATCAAGGGCTTCGGCCCGGGCCCGTACGCGGACTGCAAGGCCTACGAGAACGTGGCGCAGTGCATGGGCGGCTCGGCTTCGACCACCGGCGAGGCCGATGGCGTGCCCACCGTGACCGGCGCGCAGATCGGCGACTCCGGCACCGGCGTGCATGCCGTGGTCGGCATCCTGGCCGCGCTGCTGCAGCGCGAGCACACCGGCCGCGGCCAGCGCGTGGAAGTGGCGATGCAGGACGCGGTGCTGAACCTGTGCCGGGTCAAGCTGCGCGACCAGCAGCGCCTGGCCAACGGCCCGCTGCGCGAATATCCCAACCAGGAATTCGGCGACCACGTGCCGCGCGCGGGCAACGCCTCGGGCGGCGGGCAGCCGGGCGCCGCGCTGCGCTGCGCGCCGGGCGGACCCAACGACTATGTCTACGTCATCATCCAGCCGCAGGGCTGGGAGCCGCTGATGCGCCTGTGCGGGCGCGAGGACCTGATCACCAATCCGGACTACGCCACGCCCGAAGCGCGGCTGAAGCACCTGGCCGACTGCTTCGCCGTGATCGAGAAATGGACGCGCGGCATCAGCAAGTTCGAGGTGATGGCGGCGCTCAACGAGGTCGACGTGCCGTGCGGCCCGATCCTGTCGATGAAGGACCTGATCGAGGACGAGTCGCTGTACCAGCGCGGCTACCTGGTCGAGCTGGAGCACCCGCAGCGCGGCAACTACGTGCAGCTGGGGTGCCCGATCATGCTGTCGGCGTCGCCGGTGCAGGTCGAGCGCTCGCCGCTGCTGGGCGAGCACACCGAAGAGATTCTCGAGTGGCTGGGACGCACGCCCGCGCAGATCGCCGCGATGAAGCTGGCCGGCGCGGTATGA
- a CDS encoding GntR family transcriptional regulator has translation MSAQSQSIVQPNGLALSVQPINAGASLRDQAYAMLRQAIADADIYQSRDEIRLDERVLSEAMGVSRTPIREAMTLLEQEGFLRTVPRRGIYIMRKTKREIVEMIQMWAALESMAARLATENATDAEIAQLRSMFDSFRDSTPAEHIEEYSDANIAFHQAIVQLSKSQIIMDTIRNIFIHVRAIRKMTISQSDRAARSIVDHLRIIEALEKRDTELAERLVRQHSLDLADYVEKHCDFLD, from the coding sequence ATGTCTGCGCAAAGCCAATCCATCGTCCAGCCCAACGGGCTGGCCCTGTCGGTACAACCGATCAACGCCGGCGCCAGCCTGCGCGACCAGGCCTACGCCATGTTGCGGCAGGCCATCGCCGACGCCGACATCTACCAGTCGCGCGACGAGATCCGGCTGGATGAGCGGGTGCTGAGCGAGGCCATGGGCGTGAGCCGCACGCCGATCCGCGAGGCCATGACGCTGCTGGAGCAGGAAGGCTTCCTGCGCACCGTGCCGCGGCGGGGCATCTACATCATGCGCAAGACCAAGCGCGAGATCGTCGAGATGATCCAGATGTGGGCCGCGCTGGAAAGCATGGCGGCACGGCTGGCCACCGAGAACGCCACCGATGCCGAGATCGCGCAGCTGCGCAGCATGTTCGACAGCTTCCGCGACTCCACCCCGGCCGAGCATATCGAAGAGTATTCCGACGCCAATATCGCGTTCCACCAGGCGATCGTGCAGCTGTCCAAGTCGCAGATCATCATGGACACGATCCGCAATATCTTTATCCACGTGCGCGCGATCCGGAAGATGACCATCTCGCAGAGCGACCGTGCGGCGCGCTCGATCGTCGATCACCTGCGCATCATCGAGGCGCTGGAGAAGCGGGATACCGAACTGGCGGAGCGGCTGGTGCGGCAGCATTCGCTGGACCTTGCCGACTACGTCGAGAAGCACTGCGATTTCCTCGATTGA
- a CDS encoding 2-dehydropantoate 2-reductase, with amino-acid sequence MKVCIYGAGAIGGYVGAQLARAGAEVSFVARGPHLAAMQEHGVKLLIDGDERVAQVRCTSDPRELGHQDYVFITLKAHSVPGVVDQMQPLLGPDTAIVTGVNGIPYWYFYKHGGDLAGRTLESVDPGGRQWQRLGPERAIGCVVYPAAEIVAPGVIKHVYGKKFPLGEPDGSRSARVTRLSEMMMAADLDAPVRDNIRDEIWLKLWGNLCFNPISALTHATLDVITADPATRALSRQMMVEAQGIAERFGVKFRVDVERRIDGAGAVGAHKTSMLQDLEAGRAMEIDPLLTVVQEMGRLVGEPTPMCDAVLGLIKQRDAMAKLAA; translated from the coding sequence ATGAAAGTCTGTATCTACGGCGCCGGTGCCATCGGCGGCTATGTCGGGGCGCAGCTGGCGCGTGCGGGGGCCGAGGTCAGCTTCGTCGCGCGCGGCCCCCACCTTGCGGCGATGCAGGAGCACGGCGTCAAGCTGCTGATCGACGGCGACGAGCGGGTGGCGCAGGTGCGCTGCACCAGCGATCCACGCGAACTCGGGCACCAGGACTATGTGTTCATCACCCTCAAGGCGCATTCGGTGCCCGGCGTGGTGGACCAGATGCAGCCGCTGCTGGGGCCGGACACCGCGATCGTGACCGGCGTCAACGGCATTCCTTACTGGTATTTCTACAAGCACGGCGGCGACCTGGCCGGGCGCACGCTGGAGAGCGTCGATCCCGGCGGGCGCCAGTGGCAGCGCCTCGGGCCGGAGCGCGCCATCGGCTGCGTGGTCTATCCGGCCGCCGAGATCGTTGCGCCGGGCGTGATCAAGCATGTTTACGGCAAGAAGTTTCCACTGGGCGAGCCTGACGGCAGCCGCTCTGCCCGCGTGACCCGGCTCAGCGAAATGATGATGGCCGCCGACCTCGACGCCCCCGTGCGCGACAACATCCGTGACGAGATCTGGCTCAAGCTGTGGGGCAACCTGTGCTTCAACCCGATCAGCGCGCTGACCCACGCTACGCTGGACGTCATCACCGCCGACCCCGCCACGCGCGCGCTGTCGCGCCAGATGATGGTGGAGGCGCAGGGCATCGCAGAACGCTTCGGCGTGAAGTTCCGGGTCGACGTGGAGCGGCGCATCGACGGCGCCGGCGCCGTGGGTGCGCACAAGACCTCGATGCTGCAGGACCTGGAGGCGGGGCGCGCCATGGAAATCGACCCGCTGCTGACGGTGGTGCAGGAAATGGGCCGGCTCGTGGGCGAGCCGACGCCGATGTGCGACGCCGTGTTGGGGCTGATCAAGCAGCGCGACGCGATGGCGAAGCTTGCCGCCTGA
- a CDS encoding TerC family protein, whose product MEASLALLQDPAAWAALATLVAMEIVLGIDNLIFISILTNKLPIEMREKARKIGISLALLMRLGLLATIAFIVTLTQPLFTVLGHGLSWRDLILIGGGAFLVWKATREIHHHVTAAEEGEEGGTGKAVQSFASAIGQILVLDLVFSIDSIITAVGMTEHVQIMFVAVIAAVMAMLFAATPLANFINRNPTIVMLALAFLMMIGMTLIAEGLGTHVPKGYIYTAMAFSAAVEGLNMLARQRRRQRRAGREAGELQ is encoded by the coding sequence ATGGAAGCGTCGTTGGCATTGCTGCAGGACCCCGCCGCGTGGGCGGCACTGGCCACGCTGGTGGCCATGGAAATCGTGCTGGGGATCGACAACCTGATCTTTATCTCGATCCTGACCAACAAGCTGCCCATCGAGATGCGGGAGAAAGCCCGCAAGATCGGCATCAGCCTGGCACTGCTGATGCGCCTGGGCCTGCTGGCGACCATCGCCTTCATCGTCACGCTGACCCAGCCGCTGTTCACCGTGCTGGGCCACGGCCTGTCGTGGCGCGACCTGATCCTGATCGGCGGCGGCGCGTTCCTGGTCTGGAAGGCCACGCGCGAAATCCACCACCACGTCACCGCCGCCGAAGAAGGCGAGGAAGGCGGCACCGGCAAGGCGGTGCAGAGCTTTGCTTCGGCCATCGGCCAGATCCTGGTGCTGGACCTGGTGTTCTCGATCGACAGCATCATCACCGCGGTCGGCATGACCGAGCATGTGCAGATCATGTTCGTGGCCGTCATCGCCGCGGTGATGGCGATGCTGTTCGCGGCGACGCCGCTGGCCAACTTCATCAACCGCAACCCCACCATCGTGATGCTGGCGCTGGCCTTCCTGATGATGATCGGCATGACGCTGATCGCCGAAGGCCTCGGCACGCACGTGCCCAAGGGCTACATCTATACGGCGATGGCGTTCTCGGCCGCGGTCGAGGGCCTGAACATGCTGGCGCGGCAGCGGCGCCGGCAACGCCGCGCAGGACGAGAGGCGGGCGAGCTGCAATGA
- a CDS encoding glucan biosynthesis protein produces the protein MMNRRTLLVSATASAALAALGITPSVLAAGRIKLGEAQPFGFDALIERARALAGKPYAPPPAPPADVLSRIDYDAHGKIRFRTEDALFASGPGQFPVTFFHLGTYFRSPVRMHVIERAKGGTGKAREIVYDDAYFDMPADSPAHKLPPGSGFAGFRFQESRLGDQKTRDWRKNDWVAFLGASYFRAIGELYQYGLSARGIAIDVAEAGKQEEFPAFTHFWFETPEGNSDTVTVYALLDGPSISGAYRFVMQRGKAVIMDVECVLFLRKDVARLGLAPLTSMYWFSESIKGTAVDWRPEVHDSDGLALWNGAGEHIWRPLNNPPQTTASAFSDDNPKGFGLLQRDRLFDHYQDGVNYDRRPSLWVEPRDGWGAGSVQLVELRTDDEIHDNIVAMWVPKAPAKAGNTYRLRYRLHWAADEPYPSPLARCVATRLGNGGQPGQPRPKGVRKFMVEFKGAPLEKLPFGVKPEAVLTASRGTFSYVFTEAVPNGVAGHWRAQFDLTTEGTQPVDVRLFLRLNGKPLSETWLYQYHPFQSPAG, from the coding sequence ATGATGAACCGCCGAACCCTGCTGGTCTCCGCCACCGCCTCTGCCGCCCTTGCCGCGCTCGGCATTACCCCATCGGTGCTGGCAGCCGGCCGGATCAAGCTAGGCGAGGCCCAGCCGTTCGGCTTCGACGCCCTGATCGAGCGCGCCCGCGCGCTGGCTGGCAAGCCTTACGCGCCGCCGCCCGCGCCGCCCGCGGACGTGCTGTCGCGCATCGACTACGACGCCCACGGCAAGATCCGCTTCCGCACCGAGGACGCGCTCTTTGCCAGCGGTCCCGGCCAGTTCCCGGTCACGTTCTTCCACCTCGGCACCTATTTCCGCTCGCCGGTGCGCATGCATGTGATCGAACGCGCCAAGGGCGGCACCGGCAAGGCCCGCGAGATCGTCTATGACGATGCCTACTTCGACATGCCGGCCGACAGCCCCGCGCACAAGCTGCCGCCGGGCAGCGGCTTTGCCGGCTTCCGCTTCCAGGAAAGCCGCCTGGGCGACCAGAAGACCCGCGACTGGCGCAAGAACGACTGGGTCGCCTTCCTCGGCGCCTCGTATTTCCGCGCCATCGGCGAGCTGTACCAGTACGGCCTGTCCGCGCGCGGCATCGCCATCGACGTGGCGGAGGCGGGCAAGCAGGAAGAATTCCCCGCCTTCACCCACTTCTGGTTCGAAACCCCCGAGGGCAACAGCGACACCGTCACGGTCTACGCGCTGCTCGATGGGCCCAGCATCTCCGGCGCCTACCGCTTCGTCATGCAGCGTGGCAAGGCCGTGATCATGGACGTGGAGTGCGTGCTGTTCCTGCGCAAGGACGTGGCGCGGCTGGGGCTGGCGCCGCTGACGTCGATGTACTGGTTCTCGGAAAGCATCAAGGGCACCGCGGTCGACTGGCGCCCCGAAGTGCATGACTCCGACGGCCTGGCGCTGTGGAATGGCGCCGGCGAGCATATCTGGCGCCCGCTGAACAACCCGCCGCAGACCACGGCTTCGGCCTTCTCCGACGACAACCCCAAGGGCTTCGGGCTGCTGCAGCGCGACCGCCTGTTCGACCACTACCAGGACGGCGTCAACTATGACCGCCGTCCCAGCCTGTGGGTCGAGCCGCGCGACGGCTGGGGCGCGGGTTCGGTGCAGCTGGTGGAGCTGCGCACCGACGACGAGATCCACGACAACATCGTCGCCATGTGGGTGCCCAAGGCGCCGGCCAAGGCCGGCAACACCTACCGCCTGCGCTACCGGCTGCACTGGGCCGCCGACGAGCCCTACCCGTCGCCGCTGGCGCGCTGCGTGGCCACGCGGCTGGGCAATGGCGGCCAGCCCGGCCAGCCGCGGCCCAAGGGCGTGCGCAAGTTCATGGTCGAGTTCAAGGGCGCGCCGCTGGAGAAGCTGCCCTTCGGCGTCAAACCCGAAGCGGTGCTGACCGCCTCGCGCGGCACCTTTTCCTATGTCTTCACCGAAGCCGTGCCCAACGGCGTGGCCGGGCACTGGCGCGCCCAGTTCGACCTGACCACCGAAGGCACCCAGCCGGTCGACGTGCGCCTGTTCCTGCGGCTGAACGGCAAGCCGCTGTCGGAGACCTGGCTGTACCAGTACCACCCGTTCCAGTCGCCGGCGGGCTGA
- a CDS encoding GntR family transcriptional regulator codes for MISQEFAGAAESGQAASLPRSERAYQQLRAAIQAGQLSPGTRLREVELAESLGLSRTPVREALSRLESEGLVVNEPNRGMMVTQLDASMVSELYVMREVLEGTAAALAARHATDVEISLLRDIVERDLAIADDPDRLALNNRLFHETLHRCAHNRYLLKTLRSLHESMALLGRTTLAVPGRARSSYEEHISLVEALEQRDPALAEQIARRHIQQAYKVRLSLWIQEQSGS; via the coding sequence ATGATTTCTCAAGAGTTCGCCGGCGCCGCCGAGAGCGGCCAGGCTGCATCGCTCCCGCGCTCGGAGCGCGCCTACCAGCAGCTGCGCGCCGCCATCCAGGCCGGCCAGCTTTCCCCCGGCACCCGGCTGCGCGAGGTGGAACTGGCCGAATCGCTGGGCTTGTCGCGCACGCCGGTGCGTGAAGCGCTGTCCAGGCTGGAATCCGAGGGCCTGGTCGTCAACGAGCCCAACCGCGGCATGATGGTGACGCAGCTCGACGCCAGCATGGTCAGCGAGCTGTACGTGATGCGCGAAGTGCTCGAAGGCACCGCCGCCGCGCTGGCCGCGCGCCATGCCACCGATGTCGAGATCTCGCTGCTGCGCGATATCGTCGAGCGCGACCTCGCCATCGCCGACGACCCCGACCGGCTCGCGCTGAACAACCGGCTGTTCCATGAAACCCTGCACCGCTGCGCCCACAACCGCTACCTGCTGAAGACGCTGCGCTCGCTGCATGAGTCGATGGCGCTGCTCGGGCGCACCACGCTGGCGGTGCCGGGACGCGCGCGCAGCTCGTACGAAGAACATATCTCGCTGGTGGAAGCGCTGGAACAGCGCGACCCGGCGCTGGCCGAGCAGATCGCGCGCCGGCATATCCAGCAGGCCTACAAGGTGCGGTTGTCGCTGTGGATCCAGGAACAGTCGGGGAGCTGA
- the yedA gene encoding drug/metabolite exporter YedA, producing the protein MSPLVLLCLLITYVVWGTTYLAIRFTLESFPPLFMMGTRFLCAGLLLAAWLAWRGTPMPSARQLRHCAVPALFLLVGGMGLTAIAEQTISSGATTVMIGSMPIFALIWGACFGNRPKWYEYVAIAIGSAGILVLTAGAEFRVSTGGVVALLLAVASWSFGSQLARRLDLPPGAAAFAAEMVIGGAVLMALSLLKQEPWPSSVSAQAGWAWVYLVVAGSLVAFSAYMYLVSTVSQTLAASYVYVNPPVALAMGAWLGGEQIAPQTLGAVVLILAALVVLSLGTLRTARTQAA; encoded by the coding sequence ATGTCCCCGCTTGTCCTGCTGTGCCTGTTGATCACCTATGTGGTCTGGGGCACGACCTACCTGGCGATCCGCTTTACGCTGGAGAGCTTTCCGCCGCTGTTCATGATGGGCACGCGCTTCCTGTGCGCGGGCCTGCTGCTGGCCGCGTGGCTGGCATGGCGGGGCACGCCGATGCCGTCGGCGCGGCAGCTGCGCCATTGCGCGGTGCCGGCGTTGTTTCTGCTGGTGGGCGGCATGGGTCTGACTGCGATTGCCGAGCAGACCATTTCCTCTGGCGCCACGACGGTGATGATCGGGTCGATGCCGATCTTCGCGCTGATCTGGGGGGCGTGCTTCGGCAACCGGCCGAAGTGGTATGAGTATGTGGCGATCGCGATCGGCAGCGCGGGCATCCTGGTGCTGACCGCGGGCGCGGAGTTCCGGGTCAGTACCGGCGGTGTGGTGGCGCTGCTGCTGGCGGTGGCAAGCTGGTCGTTCGGCTCGCAGCTGGCGCGCCGGCTGGACCTGCCGCCCGGCGCGGCGGCGTTTGCGGCGGAGATGGTGATCGGCGGCGCGGTGCTGATGGCGCTGTCGTTGCTGAAGCAGGAGCCGTGGCCGTCTTCGGTCAGCGCGCAGGCCGGCTGGGCCTGGGTCTACCTGGTGGTGGCGGGATCGCTGGTGGCGTTCTCGGCTTACATGTACCTGGTTTCGACGGTCAGCCAGACGCTGGCGGCAAGCTATGTCTACGTGAACCCGCCGGTGGCGCTGGCCATGGGCGCATGGCTGGGCGGCGAGCAGATCGCGCCGCAGACGCTGGGGGCGGTGGTGCTGATCCTGGCGGCGCTCGTCGTGCTGAGCCTGGGCACGCTGCGCACGGCGCGGACCCAGGCGGCCTGA
- a CDS encoding DUF2092 domain-containing protein produces the protein MVRIAIVSLMAFSLAACGTAPPAAEPRTVSTAPPGPGTPAPASQAAPAAKTVANPVDPAAVQALRDMGSYLQTLKQFQVVADVSGERVLTDGQKLLHTASAKLDVQRPDKLRAQMRSARSARDLMYDGKTVVMYMPEQKYYSRAPFNGNLAELVERLRQRFGVEIPMADLFLWGTPRAPLDSISSAMNAGQDIVEGTLCDHYAFRQGDIDWQVWIATGSRPLPRKLVITNRTDEARPQSLTLIRWNLTPRLAESAFTFTAPAGATLAEFVPLKTQ, from the coding sequence ATGGTGCGCATCGCGATCGTGAGCTTGATGGCGTTTTCTCTGGCGGCGTGCGGCACGGCACCGCCGGCTGCCGAGCCCCGTACCGTCAGCACGGCGCCGCCTGGCCCAGGTACACCTGCGCCTGCCAGCCAGGCAGCACCCGCGGCGAAAACCGTGGCGAACCCGGTGGACCCCGCCGCGGTCCAGGCGCTGCGCGACATGGGCAGCTACCTGCAGACACTGAAGCAGTTCCAGGTCGTGGCAGATGTGTCCGGCGAACGGGTGCTCACGGATGGACAAAAGCTGCTGCACACGGCCAGCGCGAAACTGGACGTGCAGCGGCCGGACAAGCTGCGCGCGCAGATGCGCAGCGCGCGCTCGGCGCGCGACCTGATGTACGACGGCAAGACCGTCGTCATGTACATGCCGGAGCAGAAGTATTACTCCAGGGCGCCATTCAACGGCAATCTCGCCGAACTGGTCGAACGCCTGCGGCAGCGCTTTGGCGTGGAAATTCCCATGGCCGACCTGTTCCTCTGGGGAACCCCCCGCGCACCGCTGGACAGCATCAGTTCGGCAATGAATGCCGGCCAGGACATCGTCGAAGGCACGCTCTGCGATCACTATGCCTTCCGCCAGGGCGATATCGACTGGCAGGTCTGGATCGCCACCGGGTCCCGTCCGCTACCGCGCAAGCTTGTGATCACGAACCGCACCGATGAGGCGCGGCCGCAGTCGCTGACATTGATCCGCTGGAATCTCACGCCGCGCCTGGCGGAATCGGCCTTTACGTTTACGGCGCCTGCCGGGGCCACCTTGGCAGAGTTCGTGCCCCTGAAAACCCAGTGA
- a CDS encoding oxidoreductase, with the protein MTRFLAYRLHARDTGARPDGRITELTFADLPPGEVLIRVAYSSVNYKDALAAAGRNAIIRQYPRTGGIDLAGHVAASDDPRFREGDAVIVHGFGIGVDHDGGHAQYARVRADWVMPLPAGLTLLEASTLGVAGYTAALALHWMEHNGLAPDHGPVLVSGASGGVGSVAVDILSTRGYEVCAMSGKEGEHTYLRELGASSVIAPEVAAQRGKPLETARWAGAVDAVGGPVLAWLLRTMQPDGVIASFGNAAGPELDATVLPFILRGVRLLGINANSPMALRQRVWAKLAAEYRPRRLASIGQVIGLQELPEAMDRMLSRGTRGRVVVRMAD; encoded by the coding sequence ATGACGCGTTTCCTCGCCTACCGCCTGCATGCCAGGGACACCGGCGCGCGCCCCGACGGCCGCATCACCGAGCTCACCTTCGCCGACTTGCCGCCCGGCGAGGTGCTGATCCGCGTTGCGTACTCCAGTGTCAATTACAAGGACGCGCTGGCGGCTGCCGGCCGCAACGCGATCATCCGGCAGTATCCGCGCACGGGCGGCATCGACCTCGCGGGCCACGTCGCGGCGTCGGACGATCCGCGCTTTCGCGAGGGCGATGCGGTGATCGTGCATGGCTTTGGCATCGGCGTCGATCATGACGGTGGCCATGCGCAATACGCCCGCGTGCGCGCCGACTGGGTGATGCCGCTTCCCGCCGGCCTGACCCTGCTCGAAGCCAGCACCCTCGGCGTGGCCGGCTACACCGCCGCGCTGGCCCTGCACTGGATGGAACACAACGGCCTGGCGCCGGACCACGGGCCGGTTCTGGTAAGCGGCGCCTCCGGCGGCGTCGGCAGCGTTGCCGTCGATATCCTCAGCACTCGCGGCTATGAGGTTTGCGCCATGAGCGGCAAGGAGGGGGAGCACACCTACCTGCGCGAGCTTGGTGCGAGCAGCGTGATCGCGCCGGAGGTCGCGGCGCAACGCGGCAAGCCCCTGGAGACCGCGCGCTGGGCCGGGGCCGTGGACGCCGTCGGCGGTCCGGTGCTGGCCTGGCTGCTGCGCACGATGCAGCCGGATGGCGTGATCGCGAGCTTTGGCAATGCGGCCGGTCCGGAACTGGATGCCACCGTGCTCCCCTTCATCCTGCGCGGCGTGCGCCTGCTCGGCATCAATGCCAACAGCCCGATGGCGCTGCGCCAGCGGGTCTGGGCCAAGCTGGCGGCGGAGTATCGTCCGCGCAGGCTCGCCAGCATCGGCCAGGTCATCGGGCTGCAGGAGCTTCCCGAGGCGATGGACCGGATGCTGTCGCGCGGCACGCGCGGCAGGGTGGTGGTCCGCATGGCTGACTGA
- a CDS encoding IclR family transcriptional regulator produces MSARPHHPDPDFATTLAHGLALLQCFGLGDGALSNKALSDRTGLSKATVSRLTYTLAARGLLLYDADLRRYRLGSTALSLGYPLLASLTVRQLARPRMAQLADRVGGSVSLGMRDGTRMVYVETSRGHESSGFRPDIGGALPMLATAMGRAWLCQAPAALRDDVIAAIRKEAPDQWTRHKEALALSSETFAAHGYCVCEASWLQDVHGVAVPLRVETEGEFLVFNCGVPRARMTPRKLEREMGPLLVRMVREIESEMAAP; encoded by the coding sequence ATGTCTGCGCGCCCCCACCATCCAGACCCAGATTTCGCCACGACGCTTGCGCACGGCCTCGCCTTGCTGCAGTGCTTCGGCCTTGGCGACGGCGCGCTCAGCAACAAGGCGCTGTCGGATCGCACCGGCCTGTCCAAGGCGACGGTCAGCCGGCTGACCTACACGCTGGCCGCGCGGGGCCTGTTGCTGTACGACGCCGACCTGCGCCGCTACCGGCTTGGCTCGACCGCGCTGTCGCTAGGCTATCCGCTGCTCGCCAGCCTGACCGTGCGCCAGCTGGCCCGGCCACGCATGGCGCAGCTGGCCGACCGCGTCGGCGGCTCGGTATCGCTCGGCATGCGCGACGGCACCCGGATGGTGTACGTGGAAACCAGCAGGGGCCATGAATCGAGCGGATTCCGCCCCGATATCGGCGGCGCGCTGCCGATGCTGGCGACTGCGATGGGACGCGCGTGGCTGTGCCAGGCACCGGCGGCGCTGCGCGACGACGTGATCGCTGCCATCCGCAAGGAAGCACCGGACCAGTGGACGCGCCACAAGGAAGCGCTGGCGCTGTCCAGCGAGACCTTTGCGGCCCATGGCTACTGCGTCTGCGAGGCCAGCTGGCTGCAGGACGTCCATGGCGTTGCCGTGCCCCTGCGCGTCGAGACCGAGGGGGAGTTCCTGGTCTTCAACTGCGGCGTCCCGCGCGCCCGCATGACGCCGCGCAAGCTCGAGCGCGAGATGGGGCCGCTGCTGGTGCGCATGGTGCGCGAGATCGAATCGGAGATGGCGGCGCCATGA